A window from Solirubrobacterales bacterium encodes these proteins:
- the guaA gene encoding glutamine-hydrolyzing GMP synthase has translation MVLDFGGQYSQLIARRVRECGVYSELLPSNISIEALKERQPDGVILSGGPASVYADDAPELRMELLELGIPVLGICYGMQAMALSLGGKVEQAPVGEFGRSNLHVREHGQLLRDLPDEQQCWMSHRDTVYQAPPGFTALASSDESPVAAFEDTGRRLYGIQFHPEVVHTPYGTDVLKRFLYDVCEADGLWSPASVIDEQIAKIREQVGDGKVICGLSGGVDSSVAALLVFKAIGDQLTCVFVDHGMMRKNEAEQVVAVFRDNFHVPLIHVDAEDLFLDRLAGEADPETKRKIIGDQFIRTFESEAGALDAKFLVQGTLYSDVIESGGSGHGAATIKSHHNVGGLPDDMEFELVEPLRWLFKDEVRAVGAELGMAENLVWRQPFPGPGLAIRIVGGEVNRERLDIVREADAILQDEIRKAGLYRELWQSFCVLPVVKSVGVQGDERTYAYPIVIRAVTSDDAMTADWARLPYDLLETVSKRLINEIRGVNRVTLDISSKPPATIEWE, from the coding sequence CTGGTCCTCGATTTTGGCGGCCAATACTCGCAGCTGATCGCGCGTCGCGTGCGCGAGTGCGGCGTGTATTCAGAACTGCTTCCATCAAACATTTCGATCGAGGCCCTGAAGGAGCGCCAGCCCGACGGGGTCATCCTCTCTGGCGGTCCGGCCTCGGTGTACGCCGACGACGCGCCCGAGCTGCGGATGGAGCTGCTTGAACTCGGTATCCCGGTGCTCGGAATTTGTTACGGCATGCAGGCGATGGCGCTCAGCCTCGGCGGCAAGGTCGAGCAGGCGCCTGTCGGCGAATTCGGACGATCAAACCTTCATGTGCGCGAGCACGGTCAGCTGCTGCGCGATCTCCCCGACGAGCAGCAATGTTGGATGAGCCACCGCGACACGGTCTACCAGGCGCCTCCGGGCTTCACCGCGCTCGCGTCTTCAGACGAATCGCCGGTCGCGGCCTTCGAGGACACCGGGCGTCGGCTCTACGGAATCCAGTTTCACCCCGAGGTTGTGCACACGCCTTACGGCACTGACGTGCTCAAGCGCTTCCTCTACGACGTCTGCGAAGCCGACGGCCTCTGGAGCCCGGCGTCGGTGATCGACGAGCAGATCGCAAAGATCCGCGAACAGGTCGGCGATGGCAAGGTCATCTGCGGGCTCTCGGGTGGCGTGGACAGCTCCGTTGCCGCATTGCTCGTCTTCAAGGCGATCGGGGACCAGCTGACTTGCGTATTCGTGGACCACGGGATGATGCGCAAGAACGAGGCCGAACAGGTCGTCGCAGTCTTCCGCGACAACTTTCATGTGCCGCTTATCCACGTCGATGCCGAGGATCTCTTCCTCGATCGCCTGGCCGGTGAGGCCGACCCCGAGACCAAGCGCAAGATCATCGGCGATCAGTTCATCCGCACATTTGAATCAGAGGCGGGCGCGCTCGACGCGAAGTTTCTGGTTCAGGGCACGCTGTATTCCGACGTGATCGAGAGCGGCGGATCGGGCCACGGCGCGGCGACGATCAAGTCGCACCACAACGTCGGTGGCCTGCCGGACGATATGGAGTTTGAGCTTGTCGAGCCGCTGCGCTGGCTCTTCAAGGACGAGGTGCGCGCCGTTGGCGCAGAGCTTGGAATGGCCGAGAATCTCGTGTGGCGTCAACCGTTCCCCGGACCGGGACTGGCGATCAGAATTGTCGGCGGCGAGGTCAACCGCGAGCGCCTGGATATTGTGCGCGAGGCCGACGCGATCCTCCAGGACGAAATCCGCAAGGCTGGTCTGTATCGCGAGCTCTGGCAGTCGTTCTGCGTGCTGCCGGTTGTGAAGTCGGTTGGCGTCCAGGGCGACGAGCGCACTTACGCGTATCCAATCGTTATTCGCGCCGTCACCAGTGATGACGCGATGA